From one Solanum lycopersicum chromosome 12, SLM_r2.1 genomic stretch:
- the LOC138340643 gene encoding uncharacterized protein codes for MVRTRATTTPTPTPAPAGQGASEPATGAVARGRVAARGRGRGRGRTSSRRRGRAPSPSDTRAVTPPPTEEVIREGEDGENEQVQNEGLPPQPTPEMINQVLAYLSELSDQGQAPPVFSAPTPPVSEVQHAATMAPRMDASLDIGTFPHLTTGPIMTNDQHELFSKFLKLKPPVFKGAESEDAYDFLVDCHELLHKMCIVERFGVEFVSYQFQGNAKMWWRSHIECQPTEAPPMTWASFSSLFMEKYIPRNLRDRKRDEYLSLEQGRMSVNACEAKFRALSRYATQLCFSPQERIRRFVKGLRSELRISALQVAATAKSFQEVVDFVVEVEGVKPYKFPMASTSKRFRKGGEFNGSYSRGQGSGGYLVRPIQSSLQTVVGGPPQTGQHFSERPMLDSRECYGCGETGHIRRNCPKQSYRPPMARGRGGHGRGRYSGGRGGRGNGGHQNGRGDGKTGTTTSQHGRGKGQTNDRAHCYAFPGRSEAEASDAVITGNLLVCDCMASVLFDPGSTFSYVSSSFANGLNLHCELLDMPIRVSTPVGESVVVEKVYRSCLVNFVGSNTYVDLVILEMDDFDVILGMTWLSPQFAILDCNAKTVTLAKPGTDPLVWEGDYTSNPVRIISFLRAKKMISKGCLVFLAHLKDDTTQVPSIESVSVVREFLDVFPADLPGMPPDRDIDFCIDLEPGTRPISIPPYRMAPAELRELKAQLQELLNKGFIRPSASPWGAPVLFVKKKNGSFRMCIDYRQLNKVTIKNKYPLPRIDDLFDQLQGACVFSKIDLRFGYHQLKIRATDVPKTAFRTRYGHYEFVVMSFGLTNAPAAFMSLMNGIFKPYLDLFVILFIDDILIYSKRKKEHEEHLRMVLELLREKKLYAKFSKCEFWLDAVSFLGHVVSKDGVMVDPSKIETVKNWVRPTNMSEIRSFVGLASYYRRFVKGFSSIASQLMNLTKQNVPFVSYECEESFQKLKTLLTTAPILTLPVEGKNFIVYYDASYSGLGAVLMQEKNVIAYASRQLKVHERNYPTHDLELVAIVFALKQWRHYLYGVKCEVYTDHRSLQYVFTQKDLNLRQRRWIKLLKDYDITILYHPGKANVVADALSRKAGSMGSLAHLQASRRPLAREVQTLANDLMRLEVNEKGGLLACVEARSSFLEKIKGRQSDDEKLRRIQDKVLLGEAKEAQIDEEGVLRIKGRVCVPRVDDLINTILTEAHSSR; via the coding sequence atggttagaacaagagcaacgactacgccaacaccaacaccagcaccggcgggacagggtgcgtctgagccagccactggggctgtagctcgaggaagagtagcggcaagaggccgtggtagaggtcgtgggaggacgtcctctaggagaagaggacgagcacctagtccatctgatactagggcagtgactcctccaccgactgaggaggtaataagagaaggggaggatggggaaaatgaacaagtgcagaatgagggattgccaccccagcctaccccagagatgataaatcaggtgctcgcttatcttagtgagttgtccgatcagggtcaggcacctccagtgttttctgcaccaacacctccggtttcagaggtacaacatgcggccactatggctcctcgtatggatgcctcattggacataggcacgtttccacatctgactactgggcctataatgacaaatgatcagcatgaactttttagtaagttcttgaaattgaaacctccagtcttcaagggtgcggaatctgaggatgcttacgattttctggttgactgtcatgagctactacacaagatgtgtatagtagaacggtttggtgttgagttcgtgagttatcagtttcaagggaacgccaaaatgtggtggcggtcacatattgagtgtcaaccaacagaggcaccacctatgacttgggcctcattctctagcttgtttatggagaagtatatcccccgaaatttgagggataggaaaagggatgagtacttgagcctagagcaaggtaggatgtcggtcaatgcatgtgaagctaagtttcgtgcattatcccggtatgccacccaactatgtttcagtccacaagagcggattcgccgttttgtgaaggggttgaggtcagagttgcggatttcagccttacaggtagcggctactgcaaaatccttccaagaggtggtagatttcgtggtagaggtggaaggagtgaagccataTAAATTccccatggcatcgacatcaaagaggtttcgaaagggaggtgagtttaatggttcttactctagaggacagggttccggaggttacttagttcgacccattcagtcttcactacagactgtagttgggggtccacctcagactggtcaacacttctctgagagacctatgcttgactccagagagtgttatggatgtggggagactggacatattaggaggaattgtccaaaacagagttatagacccccaatggctagaggtagaggtggtcatggtagaggccgttattctggaggacgtggtggtcgaggtaatggtggtcaccaaaatggccgaggtgatgggaaaactggaaccactacatcacaacatggtaggggaaaaggacagacaaacgatagggcccattgttacgctttccctgggcggtctgaagcggaggcatctgatgcggtcatcacaggtaatcttctggtttgtgattgcatggcttctgtattgtttgatcctggatccacattttcttatgtatcttcctcatttgctaatggtctaaatttacattgtgaattacttgatatgcctattcgtgtttctactccggtgggtgagtctgtggtagttgaaaaggtatataggtcttgtttggtgaactttgtggggagcaacacttatgtagatttggttatcttagaaatggatgattttgatgtaattttgggtatgacttggctttctccgcaatttgcgatcttggattgtaatgctaaaactgtgacgttagccaagcctgggacagatcctttagtgtgggagggtgactacacttccaatccggtgcgtatcatctcctttcttcgtgctaagaaaatgattagtaaagggtgtttagttttcttggcacatctcaaggatgacactacccaagtaccttcgattgagtcggtttcagtggtccgtgagtttttggatgtgttccctgcagatcttcctggtatgccaccagatagggatattgatttctgtattgaccttgaaccgggtactcgccccatttctatacccccttatagaatggctcccgcggagttaagagagttaaaagcccaacttcaagagttgttaaacaaaggctttattagaccaagtgcatctccttggggtgctccggttttgtttgtgaagaagaagaatgggagttttcgaatgtgtatagactacagacaactaaacaaggtaaccataaagaacaagtatccacttcctcgcattgatgacttgttcgatcagttacaaggtgcttgtgtcttctctaagattgacttgagattcggttatcatcaattgaaaatacgggcaacggatgtgccaaagactgcttttcgaacgaggtatgggcattacgaatttgtagtgatgtcttttggtcttacgaatgcccctgctgcgttcatgagcttgatgaacgggatttttaagccatatttggacctcttcgtgatcttatttattgatgatatactgatatactcaaagagaaagaaagaacatgaggagcatttgagaatggtattggaattgttgagggagaaaaagctttatgccaagttctctaagtgtgagttttggctagatgcagtgtccttcttggggcatgtggtttctaaggatggagtgatggttgatccttctaagattgagacagtgaagaattgggtaagacctactaatatgtcagaaataaggagctttgttgggttagctagctactaccgccgatttgtcaagggattctcttctattgcttcccaactgatgaacttgactaagcaaaatgtcccatttgtatcgtatgagtgtgaagaaagctttcagaagctcaagactttgttgactaccgcacccattctcaccttgcccgtagagggtaagaacttcattgtttattatgatgcctcctattctggtttaggtgcggtactaatgcaagagaagaatgtgattgcttatgcttcgaggcaattaaaagtgcatgaacgtaactatccaactcatgatttggaattggttgcgatagtgtttgcattaaagcaatggagacactatttatatggggttaagtgtgaggtatacacggatcatcgtagccttcagtatgtctttactcagaaggatttgaacttgagacagaggagatggataaagctactaaaggactacgatatcactatcttgtatcatccggggaaggcgaatgttgtagcggatgctttaagtagaaaggcgggaagcatgggaagtctagctcacttgcaagcttctagacgcccattggctagagaggttcagactctagctaacgacttgatgaggttagaagtaaatgagaagggaggattgttggcttgtgtggaggcaagatcttcctttcttgaaaagattaagggaagacagtctgatgatgagaaactgcgcagaatccaagataaggtattgctaggagaggctaaggaagcacaaatcgatgaggaaggtgttttgaggatcaagggaagggtatgcgtaccccgcgtcgatgatttgatcaacactattctgacagaggctcatagttcaaggtag